In the genome of Zobellia nedashkovskayae, the window CTTTCCCTTTTGCGCTCACGGGCTTTCATTGATTCTTTAGCCATACTAGTTCTTTTTAAAAGGTAAACCTAATTCTGTTAATAATGATTTTGCTTCTTTATCCGTTTCAGCAGAAGTTACAAAGGTAATATCCATTCCGTCAATTCTATTGATTTTATCAATATTGATTTCAGGAAAAATTATTTGCTCTGTTACACCAAGGCTATAATTACCACGACCATCAAAGCCAGTAGCCTTAATCCCTTGAAAATCACGAACTCGCGGCAACGCACTTGTAACCAAACGGTCTAAAAATTCGTACATACGTTCTCCACGTAAAGTCACTTTAGCGCCAATTGGCATACCTTTTCGCAACTTAAACGCAGCAACATCCTTCTTAGATAGTGTTGCAACAGCTCTTTGACCAGTAATATTAGTCAATTCATCTACCGCATGATCGATAAGTTTTTTATCTGCTACAGCGGCACCAACACCTCTACTAACAACTATCTTTTGAAGCTTGGGTACTTGCATTACATTCTTGTAACCAAACTCTTCTTTAAGCGCACCTACTATACGCTCACCATATTCTTTCTTTAACCTTGAAACGTAAGCCATAACTTATATTACTTCATTGGATTTCTTAGAAAACCGGACTTTCTTTCCGTCTCTTACCTCGTACCCTACTCTTGTTGTCTTTCCAGATTTAGCATCTATTAGAGACAAATTAGAAATATTGATAGGAGATTCTTTTTTAACGATTCCGCCTTGAGGATTCTGCGCACTTGGCTTCTGATGTTTAGAAACCATGTTAGCACCTTCTACGATCGCTTTGTTCTTTTCACGGTTAACAGTCATCACCTTGCCTTCAGTACCTTTATGGTCTCCTGCAATGATACGAACTGTATCTCCCGTTTTAATTTTCAACTTTTTCATGCTTGTTCTATATTAAAGTACCTCAGGGGCCAATGAAACAATTTTCATGAATTGCTTATCGCGTAATTCGCGGGCAACCGGACCGAAAACACGGGTTCCTCTCATTTCTCCTGTTGGATTCAACAATACACAAGCATTGTCATCGAAACGAATATATGAACCATCAGGTCTCCTGACTTCTTTCTTAGTTCTTACAACTACAGCTGTAGATACAGCACCTTTTTTGATACCTCCGTTAGGCGTAGCTTCTTTTACAGTAACAACTATCTTATCTCCAATAGATGCGTATCTTCTCTTGGTTCCTCCAAGTACACGAATGGTCAAAACTTCTTTTGCCCCTGTGTTGTCCGCTACCTTTAATCTTGATTCTTGCTGTAACATATTATTTAGCTCTTTCTAAGATTTCTACTAAACGCCAAGTTTTAGTCTTGCTTAACGGGCGTGTCTCCATTATCTTAACGGTATCACCTTCCTTGCAATCGTTTTTCTCGTCGTGTGCAACGTACTTTTTCGTTTTTAAAACGAACTTACCGTACATAGGGTGCTTTACTTTTCTAACCTCTGCCACAACAATAGATTTCTCCATTTTGTTACTGGTTACAACCCCTATTCTCTCTTTTCTTAAGTTTCTTTTTTCTTCCATAAAGCAGAACCAGTTATTGGTTTTCCCTATTAGTTAATTCCGTTGCTAATCTAGCTACCGTTCTTCTTGCCTTTCTAATCTGAAGCGGATTCTCAAGTGGCGTTACAAAATGCGCTATTTTGAGGTTAGCCTGCTGCGTTTTAAATTCAGCTAGCTTCTGCTTAAGCTCTTCTACAGACAATTCTTTAATTTCTTTGTTTTTCATGGTACAACTTAGATTAAATCTTGATCAACGTAGTCACGAGCAACAACAAACTTTGTTTTTACAGGTAACTTTTGCGCTGCCAACCTTAATGCTTCCTTAGCAACATCCATAGGTACACCAGCAACTTCAAATAAAACTCTTCCAGGCTTAACGACCGCTACAAAATATTCTGGAGCACCTTTACCTTTACCCATACGAACCTCAAGAGGTTTTTTGGTAATAGGCTTGTCCGGAAATATTTTAATCCATAACTGGCCTTGCCTTTTCATATATCTAGTAGCCGCAATACGAGCTGCCTCGATTTGGCGCGACGTAATAAATTTTGTATCCAAAGTTTTGATGCCGAACATTCCATTTGATAACTGGAACCCTCTACCCGCATTGCCTTTCATGCGGCCTTTTTGCATCTTACGAAACTTGGTTCTTTTAGGTTGTAACATTGTTTACTTCTTTAAAAAAATTACTTTCTACGACGTTGCTTTCTTCCGCCATCACGTTTATCACCACCTTTTGAAGACTGACCTTTAGTCATACCTACTAACGGAGACAATTCACGCTTGCCGTACACTTCACCTTTCATGATCCAAACCTTAATACCCAACTTACCGTATGTCGTTTGAGCTTCATGTAAAGCATAATCGATATCTGCACGAAAAGTAGACAATGGAATACGACCATCTTTATAAGATTCTGAACGCGCCATCTCCGCACCGTTCAAACGACCTGAAATTTGAATCTTGATTCCTTCTGCATTCATCCTCATTGCCGCAGCAATAGCCATTTTAATAGCTCTTCTAAAAGAAATTCTGCTTTCAATTTGACGAGCAACACTAGCTGCTACCAAATTTGCATCAAGTTCTGGTCTTTTGATCTCATAAATATTGATCTGAACCTCTTTATTGGTGATTTTCTTAAGCTCTTCTTTAAGCTTATCCACCTCTTGACCACCTTTACCTATAATAATACCAGGTCTTGCAGTAGTCACAGTAATTGTAATCAACTTTAAGGTACGTTCTATAATTACTCTAGACACGCTAGCTTTCGCTAAACGAGCATGAATATACTTACGTATCTTATTGTCTTCAGCTAGTTTATCTCCATAATCGTTACCACCATACCAGTTAGATTCCCATCCTCTGATAATTCCTAGACGATTTCCTATCGGATTTGTTTTCTGTCCCATTCTAGCTTTCTATATTATTATTAGACCCCAACACCAATGTAACATGGTTGGAACGTTTTCTAATTCTATGCGCTCTACCCTGTGGAGCTGGACGCAATCTTTTCAACATACTACCACCGTCAACACGAATTTCCTTTACAAAAAGGTCCGCATCTTCAACACTAGCATCTTCATTCTTTGCCTGCCAGTTAGCCAAGGCAGAAAGTAACAATTTCTCTAATTTTCGAGAAGCCTCTTTTGGGTTAAAACGTAAAATAGCCAATGCTTTTTCTACTTTAACTCCTCTAACAAGGTCTGCTACCAAACGCATTTTTCTAGGCGATGTAGGACAGTTGTTCAACTTAGCGAACGCTATCTGTTTTTTCTCGGCCTTGATTCTTTCGGCCATCTGTTTTTTTCGAACTCCCATAGCTTACTTTTTACCTTTGTTCTTGGCTCCTGCGTGACCTCTAAAAGATCTTGTTGGAGAAAATTCGCCTAATTTGTGACCTACCATATTCTCCGTAACGAATACAGGAACAAACTGTCTTCCGTTATGAACAGCTATAGTCTGACCTACAAAATCAGGTGTTATCATCGATGCTCTTGACCACGTTTTTATAACGCTCTTCTTTCCTGAAGAAGCGCTTTGCTGGATTTTTTTCTCCAAGCTATAGTGAACGTAAGGTCCTTTTTTTAACGATCGTGCCATTGTTTCTTACTTTATTATTTCTTTCTACGTTCTAGAATATACTTATTCGTCTTCTTGGTCCTAGTACGCGTTCTATAACCTTTAGCCGGGATTCCGTTTCTTGATCTTGGATGACCACCTGAAGCTCTACCTTCACCACCACCCATTGGGTGATCGACAGGGTTCATTGCTACTGGTCTAGTCCTAGGTCTTCTACCTAACCATCTACTTCTACCTGCTTTACCAGATACTAATAACTGGTGATCAGAATTAGATATAGCTCCAATTGTAGCCATACATGTAGATAATATTAATCTAGTTTCACCTGAAGGCATCTTAACCGTAACGAACTTACCATCTTTTGCCATTAACTGAGCAAAAGTACCTGCGCTTCTAGCCATAACAGCTCCTTGACCAGGACGTAATTCTATACAAGAAATAATAGTACCTAATGGTATTTCACTTATTGGTAATGCATTCCCTATTTCAGGAGCTACATTACTACCAGAACTAACCTCTTGCCCTACTTCTAATCCGTTCTGCGCAATGATGTATCTTTTCTCACCATCTGCATACTTCAATAAAGCAATAAAACCTGTTCTGTTAGGATCGTACTGAATTGACTCCACAACAGCAGCAATTCCTTGCTTATCTCTTTTGAAATCAATAACACGATACCTTCTCTTATGCCCACCACCTCTTTGGCGAATGGTCATTTTTCCTTGACTGTTTCTTCCTCCCGATTTTTTTAACGGAGCGAGTAAACTCTTCTCCGGCTTATCAGTAGTAATGGCGTCAAAACCATTTACTACTCTAAAACGCTGCCCGGGGGTTATTGGTTTTAATTTTCTAACTGACATTTCTTGCCTTTATAGATTACTGTAAAAATCAATGATATCACCTTCTGCCACATCAACTATTGCCTTTTTAATTGCATTAGTTTTACCATGCTGTACTCCAGTTTTGGTGAAACGTGTTTTTCTAGATGGACCATAATTCATGGTTCTAACTTTCTTTACTGAAACACCGTAAGTAGCTTCTACCGCATCTTTAATTTGGATCTTGTTGGCCCTTGGGTCAACTACGAAACCATAACGATTATACAACTCGCTATCAGCGGTCATTTTTTCCGTTATTATTGGCTTTATCAACACACTCATGGTTTTCTATTTTGTTAAGTTTGACTCCAATCCTTCTAAAGCACTCTCTAACAACACAATACTACTTGCATTAAGAATTTTATAAGTGCTTATTTCTGAGGAAGTTACAACTTCGGAACCTTTCAAATTTCGCGAAGACAAATATACGCTATTATTTGAATCACCCAAGACAAACAATGATTTTTTGTTTTCAAGCCCTAATGACTTCAAAACTCCTTTAAAATCTTTTGTCTTTGGCGTATCAAAATTAAAGTCTTCCACAACTAAAATTGCTTGTTCTTTAGATTTGATACTAAGTGCAGATTTACGAGCCAAACGCTTCACGTTCTTATTCAACTTCTGAGTATAATCTTTAGGTCTAGGACCAAAAACTCTACCACCACCTCTAAAAATAGGAGATTTAATACTACCGGCACGTGCTGTACCAGTTCCTTTTTGCTTCTTGATCTTACGAGTACTTCCCGCAATTTCCGCACGCTCTTTTGCTTTGTGCGTTCCTTGTCTTTGATGTGCTAAATATTGTTTAACATCCAAATACACAGCATGATCATTTGGCTCTATTCCGAAAACAGCATCAGAAAGGTCTGCCTTTCTACCTGTTTCTTTTCCTTTAATATCTAAAACTGCTACCTTCATTACTTCTCGATAGTTACGTAAGCGTTCTTATGACCTGGAACAGCACCTTTTACAACTAAAAGATTCTTTTCTGGAACAACCTTTAAAACTTTAAGATTCTGAACGGTAACTCTATCACCACCCATTCTACCGGCCATTTTCATTCCTTTAAAAACTCTTGCAGGATAAGATGCAGCACCAATGGAACCAGGAGCTCTCAAACGGTTATGCTGACCGTGAGTCGCTTGACCCACACCGGCAAATCCATGACGTTTTACAACACCTTGAAATCCTTTACCCTTAGACGTACCAACAACATCTACAAATTCTCCTTCTACAAACACATCAACACCTATAGTGTCTCCTAATTTGTAATCCTCATCAAAACCTTTAAATTCAACGACTTTTTTCTTAGGAGATGAACCTGCTTTTTTGAAATGACCTGCTTCGGCCTTATTAGCACGCTTATCTGCCTTGTCATCGAAACCAAGTTGAAGAGCTTTATACCCATCAACTTCTTCGGTTCTGACTTGGGTAACCACACATGGCCCCGCTTCAATAACTGTACAAGGAATATTCTTCCCGTTCTCGTCAAAGATGCTGGTCATGCCTACTTTTTTTCCAATTAACCCAGACATACTGATTTTAGATTATAGAATTCAGATTTAAAAAAACCCGTCTTCCGTTTATATATACTTATTTAATATTCACTAACTATCGGACAAAAAAACAGGGTCAAAACAATTCAACCCTGATTGTTTTTATCCGTTTTTCCCTCGCACGCAGCTCGGGACATGTCACCCATTCAATAAAGAACAGGTAGTAAACTATACTTTTATCTCAACCTCAACACCACTTGGAAGCTCAAGCTTCATAAGCGCATCAATAGTTTTAGATGAAGAGCTATAAATATCCAACAACCTCTTGTAAGAACTAAGTTGAAACTGCTCTCTAGACTTCTTATTTACGTGCGGTGAACGCAAAACCGTAAATATTTTTTTGTGTGTAGGTAATGGAATTGGCCCCGTTACCACAGCTCCGGTAGTCTTTACCGTTTTTACGATTTTTTCAGCAGACTTGTCTACCAAGTTATAATCGTAAGATTTTAATTTAATCCGTATTTTTTGGCTCATGTCTTAAATTTATGCTGTTATACCTTTAGACTTCTTAATTACCTCTTCAGAGATATTAGAAGGTGTTTGGGCATAATGTGAAAACTCCATTGTTGATGTTGCTCTACCGGATGAAAGCGTTCTAAGTGATGTTACATATCCAAACATTTCAGACAATGGAACAGTACCTTTTACAACCTTAGCACCAGCACGGTCACTCATATTCGTAATTGTCCCCCTTCTACGGTTCAAATCACCTACGATATCACCCATGTTTTCTTCAGGAGTAATAACTTCTATTTTCATAATTGGCTCCATAACAACGGCACCTGCAGCTTTACCCGCTGCTTTGTACCCCATTTTTGCAGCTAATTCGAAAGAAAGCGCATCAGAATCCACAGGGTGGAAAGATCCATCTTTCAATACTACTTTCATAGAATCCATCTCAAATCCTGCCAAAGGTCCGTTTTGCATTGCTGCTGTAAAGCCTTTTTCTACAGATGGTATAAATTCCTTAGGAATACGACCACCTTTAATTTGATCAACGAATTGAAGTCCTTCTCCTTCGAAATCCTCATCAGCAGGACTCATTTCGAAAGATATATCACCAAATTTACCACGTCCACCAGATTGCTTTTTGTAAGTTTCTCTGTGTGAAGCCGTTTTAGTAAGTGCTTCTTTATATTCAACTTGCGGCTCACCTTGGTTCACCTCAACTTTAAACTCTCGTCTTAAACGATCTACAATAATATCTAAGTGAAGCTCGCCCATCCCTGAAATAATGGTCTGACCTGATGCTTCATCGGTTTTAACTTGGAAAGTAGGATCTTCTTCAGCCAATTTAGCCAAAGCCATACCTAACTTATCTACATCCACTTTTGTTTTTGGCTCAACAGCGATACCAATTACCGGATCAGGAAAGTCCATACTCTCTAAAACAATAGGGTGCTTTTCATCAGACATGGTATCACCAGTCTTGATATCTTTAAACCCTACAGCCGCACCAATATCTCCTGCTTCGATATAATCGATAGCATTTTGCTTATTAGAGTGCATCTGATAAATACGAGAAATACGTTCTTTTTTACCCGAACGGTTGTTCAATATATATGAACCAGCATCCAAACGACCTGAATATGTTCTAAAGAAAGCTAACCTTCCAACAAAAGGATCGGTTGCAATTTTAAAAGCCAAAGCCGAAAATGGCTCCTTAACACTAGGCTTACGTTTTTCAACTTCTCCAGTATCAGGATTAGTTCCTTCAATATCTTCCTTATCCATTGGAGACGGAAGGTATCTACAAACAGCATCCAATAAAAACTGAACACCTTTGTTTTTGAAAGACGAACCACAAATCATAGGAATGATTGCTCTATCCATAACCGCAGCTCTCAAAGCAGCATGTACTTCTTCTTCCGTAATGGAGTCTTCATCTTCGAAGAATTTCTCCATTAAGTTTTCATCATACTCCGCAACAGCTTCAATTAAGGCAGCTCTATACTCCTTAACTTCCGCTTTCATATCTTCTGGAATATCAACAACATCAAAAGTAGCACCGAAGCCCTCTTCATGCCAAACTATTGCTCTGTTTTTAGCTAAATCAACGATTCCCCTAAAATCTCCTTCTTCACCAATTGGCAATACAATTGGAACTGCCTTAGAACCTAACATTTCAACAACCTGCTTGCAGACCATTAAGAAGTTAGAACCTTGACGGTCCATTTTGTTCACAAAACCAATTCTTGGGACTTTATAGTTATCAGCCAATCTCCAGTTAGTCTCAGATTGAGGCTCAACACCATCAACTGCGCTAAAAAGAAAAACTAAACCATCTAAAACACGAAGCGAACGGTTTACTTCAACCGTAAAATCTACGTGTCCCGGTGTATCTATTATATTAAAGTGATAATCTTTAGTATTATCAAGGGGCTTCGCATTTTCCAAAGGAAACTTCCACGTACAAGTTGTAGCAGCAGAAGTAATGGTAATCCCACGTTCTTGCTCTTGCTCCATCCAGTCCATAGTAGCCGCACCATCGTGCACCTCACCTATCTTATGACTAACACCAGTATAAAAAAGTATACGCTCTGTTGTTGTTGTTTTACCAGCATCAATATGAGCAGCAATACCTATATTTCTTGTATATTTTAAATCTCTTGCCATTTCCGATTAGAATCTAAAGTGTGAAAAAGCTTTGTTAGCCTCTGCCATTTTATGCGTATCTACTCTTTTCTTAACAGCTGCACCTTCTTCTTTCGAAGCGGCAAGAACCTCTGCTGCTAATTTTTGTGCCATTCCTTTTTCATTACGCTTTCTTGCGAAACTAATCAACCATTTCATCGCAGTAGAAATCTTACGATCTGGTCTAATTTGCATAGGAATCTGAAATGTAGCACCACCTACTCTTCTACTTCTAACCTCAACGTGAGGCATAACATTTGAAAGGGCATCCTTCCAAAGCTCTAAAGCAGTCTTCTCTTCATCGGTCTTTTTTTCTTCTACGATATCCATTGCATCATAGAAAACACTAAAAGCGATAGACTTCTTACCGTCCCACATCATCATGTTAACGAAACGTGTCACCAACTGATCGTTAAATCTTGGATCTGGTAAAAGTGGTCTTTTCTTTGCCTGTTTTTTTCTCATTACTTAATAGTTTAGAATTTTAAACTCCAATTGAAACTTTAACATCTCAACCTTTACTTAATATTCTTTGTTCATTTACTTCTTAGGGCGTTTTGCACCGTACTTAGACCTACGTTGAGTTCTTCCTGCAACACCTGCAGTATCCAAAGCTCCTCTAACGATGTGGTACCTAACTCCTGGCAAATCCTTTACCCTTCCGCCCCTTACTAATACTATCGAGTGCTCTTGGAGGTTATGTCCTTCTCCGGGTATGTAAGCGTTTACTTCCTTACCGTTTGTCAACCTTACCCTTGCTACTTTTCTCATAGCTGAGTTTGGTTTCTTCGGTGTAGTCGTATAAACACGAGTACAAACACCTCTTCTTTGAGGACACGAATCCAAAGCCGCCGATTTACTCTTCTTAGTAATCGTGGACCTTCCTTTTCGTACTAATTGTGAAATTGTTGGCATACTAACTTATATATGAATAAATAACCCCTTGTTTAAGGGTCGGCAAATGTAAGACTATTTCGCAGAAATTCAAATGGTTTCGAGTTTATTTTCAAAGAAATTAATTCTTGGTGGATTTTTACCAGAAAAATCTATTAGGAGAAAAAGCAGAGACAAGGTAGAAATCATGCATTATCAACAAGAAATATGACATAAACTAATTAATGCTATTACATAAACGTATATTGAGTACAACTAACATCCTAAAAACTATTAATCACCTTCGCTCTTTTTTCAACGACGAAATTGCCATCTTCAATCATTATTACTTATTAATGCATAAGATTTTTATAATTTAACAAGAATATTCCTATTAATAATTGATTAAAATACTATTAAAACAAGGAATTCAATCAAAAATGGCAATTATTGAATAATTCCAATTTTTTTAACAAAAACCGACACCCATATTCATTCTGCCAAATGAAAAATCGCTTTTTCTATAACTTTATGCAGATTTTCTGTGTGATTTTCTTAAAATTATTGCCTGAAACCTCATTTTATCACACCTAAAACTTATGCATGCATAATTTTGAGTTAAAAAAAATTGGATTATTAACGTGGATTTGTGACTTTTGGCGCTAGCTAATTCAAATAATTATAAAAATGAGAGCAAAACAAAAAGGATTGTTAACGCTGTTTTTGGCGTTGATCGTGCAAATTTCATTTGCGCAAGACAAATCGATTACCGGTGCGGTTTCAGACCAGGATGGTCTGCCATTACCGGGAGTTAATATTGTTGTGCAAGGTACCACAAACGGTACACAAACAGATTTTGACGGGAACTATGCTATTCAAGCAAGTGAAGGTCAATCATTAGTATTCTCTTACATTGGGTATAAAAACGAGACCCGTCCTGTTGGAGCATCAAACATAGTAAACCTTCAAATGACTGAGGATGCTCAGGCTTTAGACGAGGTTGTAGTAACTGCTTTAGGTATCAAAAGAGAGAAACAAGCTCTTGGTTATGCTACCACAGAGGTCAAAGGTGACCAAGTAAACACTGCTAAAGAAACTAACTTTATGAACTCCCTATCTGGTAAAGTTGCCGGTCTGGACATTAAGAAGAGTAGTTCTTTGGGTGGTTCATCAAATGTTATTTTAAGAGGTTACAGTTCTATTACTGGTAATAACCAACCTCTTTTTGTTGTTGATGGTACACCTATTGGCAATAATAGTAACTCTAGTTCTGGTTCGTCTGATTCAGCAGAAGACCAAACGACAGGTCAAGGTGGTTATGACTATGGTAATGCCGCAATGGACATTAACCCAGAAGACATTGAATCTGTAAATGTTTTAAAAGGTGCAGCAGCATCTAACCTATACGGATCTAGAGCAGCGAACGGTGTTATAATCATTACAACGAAGAAAGGTAAAAAAGGTCAAGGACTTGGCATAACAGTAAACTCAGGTGTGTCTTTTGCGAAATATGATAAAGATACTTTTCCTAAGTTCCAAAAAGAGTATGGTGCAGGTTACGGACCCTACTATAGTGGTCCTGGAGGTTATTTCTTTGAGCAAGATATAGACGGAGATGGTGTTGATGATTTGACCACGCCTTTTACTGAAGATGCTTCTTTTGGTGCTGCTTTCAATCCTAATACTTTAGTTTACCAATGGGATGCTTTCTATCCAGAATCTCCTAACTATCTTCAAGCTACTCCTTATGTTGCTGCGGCCAATGGTCCAGAATCAGTTTTCAACACTGGGGTTACACTTAACAATAGTATTTCTATTTCTGCAGGAAGTGATACTGGATCTTTTAGATTAGGTTATACAAACCTTGACCAAAGTGGTATTGTTCCTAATAGTAGTATTAAAAGAAATACAGTTGATTTTAATGGTACGCAAGAACTTTCTGAAAAACTTAATGCTGGCGTTAAGGTTACTTTCACTAAGACTGACGGAAATGGGCGTTATGGAACTGGATATGATGCAAACAACATCATACAAAGTTTTAGACAATGGCACCAAACTAATGTTGACTATAAAGACCAGGAAGCGGCATATTTTGCAACTGGAAGAAACATTACTTGGAACTACGCTGGCGACCCATTAACACTAGACGGGGTTAAACCAATATTTTTTGACAACCCTTTTTGGACGCTTTATGAAAACTACCAAAGTGATACGAGAAATAGAATCTTTGGTAATTTCAACCTTACCTATGATGCGGCCGATTGGTTAAGTATTACTGGTAGAACTTCTCTTGACACCTATTCTGAGCTTAGAGAAGAAAGAACTGCGGTTAGTAGTGTAAATTCTCCTAGTGAATACTCAAGATTCAACCAATCGTTTACAGAGATAAACTATGACCTATTACTTAACTACAACTTTGATCTGTCAGAAAAACTTGCGCTTGACGGTGTTGTTGGAGCTACTGCTAGACAGTCTAGAACCGAATGGGTTGACGCATCAACTAGTGGTGGTCTTGTTGTTCCTAAGCTGTATTCTTTAAGTAACTCAACAAACTTGTTAGAGCCATCAACTGAATACTTGGGCAAGTTAAAGCAATATGGTTTTTTCGCCAATGCTTCATTTAACTATGATCGCCTAGTGTATTTAGATTTATCTGGACGATATGATTATTCATCTACATTGCCTGATGATAACAATGGTTTCTTTTACCCAGCGATATCTACATCTTTTGTATTCTCTAAATTAGTTGATGCAGACTGGTTAAGTTTCGGTAAATTCCGTGCAAACTATGCTGAAGTAGGTAATAGTACAGTACCTCAGAGGGTTTACAATTCTTACTTTAGCCCAACGAATTTCTCAGTGCCTTTATTCAGTGTTGATGGCCAAAGAAACAACAGCGATTTGGTAAATGAATTAACCAAGTCTTATGAGGTTGGTCTAGAAATGAGTTTTGCAAATAAAAGAGCTGGTTTAGATTTATCTCTTTACAAAACGAATACTACAGATCAAATCTTCCCTGTTGAAGTTAGTAGAGCGACTGGATACAGCTCAAAAGTTGTTAATTCAGGAGACATTGAAAACAAAGGTGTTGAAGTTGCGTTATTTGTAACACCAGTTAAAACTGATGATTTTGATTGGACTATAAACGGTACATGGGCTAAAAATGAAAGTGAAGTAATTAGCTTATTTGATGGTGTTAGTAATCTCGAAATGGGAAGTTTTCAAGGTGGTGTAACAATAAATGCAACCGTTGGACAACCTTACGGAAGTTTATGGGGTGGTAATTTCACTTATTTAAATGGTGAAAAAGTTATTGATGCTGACACTGGCCGTTATGTTGTTGACGCAACCCCACAGCCTATTGGTGACATAAACCCTGATTGGAAAGCTGGTATTACTAACTCTTTAAGATATAAAAATCTTTCTATGAGTTTCTTAATAGACATTCAAAAAGGTGGAGATTTCTTTTCACTTGATACTTGGTATGGTTATGCTACTGGTGTTTATGATGTTACTGCTGGGGCTAACGAATTGGGTAACCCAAAACGTGATCCTATAGCTGATGGCGGAGGTATCTTACTAGAAGGTGTTAATGCTGACGGTAGTAACAACACTACCCGTACTTCTATGGAAACTTATGCAAATGCATTAGGTTATGTTTATGCTCCTCAGGCAGCACATGTATA includes:
- the rpsJ gene encoding 30S ribosomal protein S10, with product MSQKIRIKLKSYDYNLVDKSAEKIVKTVKTTGAVVTGPIPLPTHKKIFTVLRSPHVNKKSREQFQLSSYKRLLDIYSSSSKTIDALMKLELPSGVEVEIKV
- the fusA gene encoding elongation factor G, encoding MARDLKYTRNIGIAAHIDAGKTTTTERILFYTGVSHKIGEVHDGAATMDWMEQEQERGITITSAATTCTWKFPLENAKPLDNTKDYHFNIIDTPGHVDFTVEVNRSLRVLDGLVFLFSAVDGVEPQSETNWRLADNYKVPRIGFVNKMDRQGSNFLMVCKQVVEMLGSKAVPIVLPIGEEGDFRGIVDLAKNRAIVWHEEGFGATFDVVDIPEDMKAEVKEYRAALIEAVAEYDENLMEKFFEDEDSITEEEVHAALRAAVMDRAIIPMICGSSFKNKGVQFLLDAVCRYLPSPMDKEDIEGTNPDTGEVEKRKPSVKEPFSALAFKIATDPFVGRLAFFRTYSGRLDAGSYILNNRSGKKERISRIYQMHSNKQNAIDYIEAGDIGAAVGFKDIKTGDTMSDEKHPIVLESMDFPDPVIGIAVEPKTKVDVDKLGMALAKLAEEDPTFQVKTDEASGQTIISGMGELHLDIIVDRLRREFKVEVNQGEPQVEYKEALTKTASHRETYKKQSGGRGKFGDISFEMSPADEDFEGEGLQFVDQIKGGRIPKEFIPSVEKGFTAAMQNGPLAGFEMDSMKVVLKDGSFHPVDSDALSFELAAKMGYKAAGKAAGAVVMEPIMKIEVITPEENMGDIVGDLNRRRGTITNMSDRAGAKVVKGTVPLSEMFGYVTSLRTLSSGRATSTMEFSHYAQTPSNISEEVIKKSKGITA
- the rpsG gene encoding 30S ribosomal protein S7; this translates as MRKKQAKKRPLLPDPRFNDQLVTRFVNMMMWDGKKSIAFSVFYDAMDIVEEKKTDEEKTALELWKDALSNVMPHVEVRSRRVGGATFQIPMQIRPDRKISTAMKWLISFARKRNEKGMAQKLAAEVLAASKEEGAAVKKRVDTHKMAEANKAFSHFRF
- the rpsL gene encoding 30S ribosomal protein S12, which encodes MPTISQLVRKGRSTITKKSKSAALDSCPQRRGVCTRVYTTTPKKPNSAMRKVARVRLTNGKEVNAYIPGEGHNLQEHSIVLVRGGRVKDLPGVRYHIVRGALDTAGVAGRTQRRSKYGAKRPKK
- a CDS encoding SusC/RagA family TonB-linked outer membrane protein, which gives rise to MRAKQKGLLTLFLALIVQISFAQDKSITGAVSDQDGLPLPGVNIVVQGTTNGTQTDFDGNYAIQASEGQSLVFSYIGYKNETRPVGASNIVNLQMTEDAQALDEVVVTALGIKREKQALGYATTEVKGDQVNTAKETNFMNSLSGKVAGLDIKKSSSLGGSSNVILRGYSSITGNNQPLFVVDGTPIGNNSNSSSGSSDSAEDQTTGQGGYDYGNAAMDINPEDIESVNVLKGAAASNLYGSRAANGVIIITTKKGKKGQGLGITVNSGVSFAKYDKDTFPKFQKEYGAGYGPYYSGPGGYFFEQDIDGDGVDDLTTPFTEDASFGAAFNPNTLVYQWDAFYPESPNYLQATPYVAAANGPESVFNTGVTLNNSISISAGSDTGSFRLGYTNLDQSGIVPNSSIKRNTVDFNGTQELSEKLNAGVKVTFTKTDGNGRYGTGYDANNIIQSFRQWHQTNVDYKDQEAAYFATGRNITWNYAGDPLTLDGVKPIFFDNPFWTLYENYQSDTRNRIFGNFNLTYDAADWLSITGRTSLDTYSELREERTAVSSVNSPSEYSRFNQSFTEINYDLLLNYNFDLSEKLALDGVVGATARQSRTEWVDASTSGGLVVPKLYSLSNSTNLLEPSTEYLGKLKQYGFFANASFNYDRLVYLDLSGRYDYSSTLPDDNNGFFYPAISTSFVFSKLVDADWLSFGKFRANYAEVGNSTVPQRVYNSYFSPTNFSVPLFSVDGQRNNSDLVNELTKSYEVGLEMSFANKRAGLDLSLYKTNTTDQIFPVEVSRATGYSSKVVNSGDIENKGVEVALFVTPVKTDDFDWTINGTWAKNESEVISLFDGVSNLEMGSFQGGVTINATVGQPYGSLWGGNFTYLNGEKVIDADTGRYVVDATPQPIGDINPDWKAGITNSLRYKNLSMSFLIDIQKGGDFFSLDTWYGYATGVYDVTAGANELGNPKRDPIADGGGILLEGVNADGSNNTTRTSMETYANALGYVYAPQAAHVYDASYVKLREVTLSYKIPSKMLQNMPLNNITFSLVGRNLWIIDKNAPYTDPEAGLSAGNLQGYQSSPYPTSKEYGFNVRFDF